A window of the Coregonus clupeaformis isolate EN_2021a unplaced genomic scaffold, ASM2061545v1 scaf5220, whole genome shotgun sequence genome harbors these coding sequences:
- the LOC123490871 gene encoding regulator of G-protein signaling 12-like yields the protein MSLFVLFQSAASSDGDHGGSVQLQGCCSQSSLNSNGSLPGAGSHRRLSERRVASWAACFERLLQDPIGVRYFSEFLKKEFSEENILFWQACEYFSHIPATDKKQLSQRAGEIYNSFLSSKATTPVNIDSQAQLADDVLTSPCPNMFKAQQLQIFNLMKFDSYSRFLKSGLYQECMLAEVEGGPLPDPYQIPCSPAPSKHSASSSLSLSTPIKEARKQRSGRSLNEDPIDEHEEHKKRGIFFSWARNRSFGKGPKKKDIGEINLASWGSNGRRESQGSLSSGASLELATSCSAGKIEVTSRCTARPGHHGNTEPR from the exons accatGGTGGTAGTGTGCAGCTCCAGGGCTGCTGCAGCCAGAGCAGTCTGAACAGCAATGGCAGTCTGCCCGGCGCCGGCAGCCACAGGAGGCTGTCAGAGCGCCGGGTGGCCAGCTGGGCCGCATGCTTCGAGCGTCTGCTCCAGGACCCCATCGGCGTCCGTTACTTCTCA GAATTCCTCAAGAAGGAATTCAGTGAGGAGAATATCTTGTTCTGGCAGGCTTGCGAATACTTCAGTCATATACCTGCAACGGACAAAAAGCAG CTATCCCAGAGGGCGGGGGAGATCTACAACAGCTTCCTGTCCAGTAAGGCCACCACGCCGGTCAACATCGATAGTCAGGCCCAACTGGCCGACGACGTCCTCACCTCCCCGTGTCCAAACATGTTCAAGGCTCAGCAGTTACAG ATCTTCAACCTGATGAAGTTTGACAGCTACTCCAGGTTCCTGAAGTCTGGCCTGTATCAGGAGTGCATGCTGGCCGAGGTGGAGGGAGGACCTTTACCTGATCCCTACCAGATCCCCTGTAGCCCCGCCCCCTCCAAGCACAGCGCcagctcctccctctccctctccacgcCCATAAAG GAGGCCAggaagcagaggtcaggaaggtCACTTAACGAGGACCCCATAGACGAGCATGAGGAGCATAAGAAACGGGGTATCTTCTTCTCTTGGGCCCGGAACCGGAGCTTCGGGAAGGGACCCAAGAAAAAGGACATCGGAGAAATCAACCTCG CTTCCTGGGGCAGCAACGGTCGGAGGGAATCACAGGGCTCCTTGTCCTCAGGTGCCAGTCTGGAGCTGGCCACTTCCTGTTCAGCGGGCAAGATCGAGGTAACATCCCGCTGCACGGCCAGGCCAGGTCACCATGGCAACACTGAACCAAGATAG